Below is a genomic region from Trichoderma asperellum chromosome 2, complete sequence.
CCTATTGCTATGCAAAGAGCTCACTGATCCCCTTGATGACTGAGGACGACCTACAACTGTTCGCACAGAACTAGCCCTTGGGCGACGAGTAGCATTCGACCCGCTGCGTTTTCTAGTCGACTGTGATGTTTGTGTCATCTCGCCATCTCGATGGACGGTGATCCTGGCATGGCTAGCTTGAGAGCCGCATGCTTTTAGCATTCGGCTGCTTCTATAAGGGTCGTAGCTCTGAACAGTCCCATTCTCAGTTTCTGCCGTTGTGGAAATGACTGTGAAACGAGAAATGGATCTACCATGACCATTGGCTCGAGGCTGATAAAACTCGCATGTCGAGACGCGTTTTTTCCACGAGTTTGGCTTGAGGTGATGGTAGTCGCTCATTGAGTGAGACAGTTCCGGCTTAAAATCCTCCAACTGCTTTTCACGGTAGTTGTGGAGGAGCCAGTAAAATGCCTTTTGGTCATTCGGTCTAATTTCATTCGGGTTAATAGACAGATCAATGGTGAAAAGGTGTATCGCTACGAGACATCACTTACTCTTTGCAGCTCAGTTTCATTTCCAAGTCGTCATCGCTAAACATGTGCCAAAGAGAACGTAGTtgtcgcagcagctgggggTCGATCTGATGCTGCAGAATCGGAGTGTACTGAAAGCCCTTCCGCGTATCTGGAGGCTGACCCGTGTTCTGACCAAAATCATCTAGGTAATTATATCGCTGAATCAATGGATGTTGCCAAATCTGCTTCATAGTAATTCGATGGTCGGGATTGACTTGAAGCATGCGGCGGATGAGATCTTCAGCTTCGGGGCTAAGGAACTTTGGCATTTCATACTGtcccttttttgttttacccATCATGACACGCAAATCAGGATCATCAAAGGGCAGGGTCGCGGAGAGCATGGCGTATAAAATCACACCCATACTCCAGATATCGGCCTTATCTCCACGATACTGCCGGTTTTTGAGAAGCTCAGGTGCTGCGTAATGGGGGCTGCCGCAAGCTGTTGCCAGCCGGTGAGAAGCTGTCTGGTGGAGAGCTGCCATTCCAAAGTCGGCAATCTTGATCTGGAGATCGGCGGTAATCAAGATATTTTCAGGCTTCAAATCGCGATGGCACACGTTGAAAGAGTGGCAGTAAGCAATAGCGCTGATCATCTGCCGGAAGAAATAAATAGCCACTTCTTCGGACAGTCTTCCTTTTGAGTTGATGAAAGTAAAAAGATCACCTTGATCTATATATTCAAGAATGAGGTAACTAGAATCCAGCATCAGTTAGCTTTGGACATTGGACGTTGATAGGGAGAAAGGCAGGACCAACATTTCAGAGCGGTTCTCCCATATATCGTAGAGCTTCATAATGTTGGGATGTTCAATAAGTTTGAGAATGGCAACTTCGCGCTCAATCGCCACAGGAACACGCATTTCGCCATTAACTTCAGGAAGGCTGGAGTCCCACTTGCTAAGAGCAGCCAGGCTGCTGTCTTGAACAAGGTACGCCATGCGACGGTTGACAATCTTTACGGCCGCCATTTGATGGGTGATGCTGTGGCGACACAGCCGCACTCGGGCTGACGAGCCTTTCCCCAGAGTCCTTCCCAGCTGCCATGGCCCAATGTGGGTTTTGTAGTTCTTCCTGCTTTGGCTGCTGGAAGTGGACGCATACGATGCCTGAGAAAGACGCTTCGTAGCCTCTGCTGGCTGCGGTTTCTGTGTAGTGGGATTATAGGCGTCGTAAGCCACAGCCTGGCCACGTGAATCACGGCGAATACTCTGATTATTAGTATACTGGCCTGGGTATTGTGCATTGTTAGATTGATTGCATCGCGCCTTGCTCCTCTGGTCCTGGGCTGGGAACGGCATGTTGAGGCGATTAGTGGTTTCGACGAGAGGCGGACGAGGTTTTGAGATATATTCGGCCATGGTTATCGCCGTGAGGTGTAATAGGATTAGCACATAATACTCGAAAGCAACTTGAAAAGAGGTGGACTGTTATACAAGTGTGAAGAGGCAAGATGCTGATTATCGGTAGTGGAATTGTCAATAAGAGAGATTCTAAGGAATACGCATGCAAAAGTAACAGGCAATGCGATATTGGAGAGAGTTCAGACAAGAGAATCGCGAGAAGGAAGCTTCCAGCATAGAGCACCGAGACTgtgggaggaagaaaagacgcGGCAGGCGAAGTCcacagaaaagagagaatgaaaaaagaaggacgaGGGGCAGGAATGCAGTGGATGAAACCCAGCTGTGCAAAAACAAGGAATGTAACGTGCGCTGGCCTATGATTTGGCAGCTTGATAGAGGTGGCGGACGGCTGGCTGCCGGCCAGAGGGAGAAAGGGAGGCTGCTGGCACTGGAATTTGGTGTTGACGCAGTCTCGTCATTCCATTTCAGTAAGAGTGGAAATCGAGTCACTTGCTAGAATAGCGCAGAGCAGAGGAATCGTTTCTCTGTGCATGTCGCCTGAACATTGGTGTATATGAGTggcaaaaggaaaaggaaccAAAATTACATGCAAGCTACCGTACAAATATCGCGATGCATTCCTGCTACATTGGAATTTAGGAGATGCGACATCACGCTCacatctctctcctctctacAAAAGATACGAGGCTCGTTTACTATAAGCATAGATCTTCAGTATGTTCATCAAGGCTTTTTATCATTTTATGATAGGGGCGTCTGTGAATTATACTACATGACCAT
It encodes:
- a CDS encoding uncharacterized protein (TransMembrane:1 (i308-327o)) is translated as MAEYISKPRPPLVETTNRLNMPFPAQDQRSKARCNQSNNAQYPGQYTNNQSIRRDSRGQAVAYDAYNPTTQKPQPAEATKRLSQASYASTSSSQSRKNYKTHIGPWQLGRTLGKGSSARVRLCRHSITHQMAAVKIVNRRMAYLVQDSSLAALSKWDSSLPEVNGEMRVPVAIEREVAILKLIEHPNIMKLYDIWENRSEIYLILEYIDQGDLFTFINSKGRLSEEVAIYFFRQMISAIAYCHSFNVCHRDLKPENILITADLQIKIADFGMAALHQTASHRLATACGSPHYAAPELLKNRQYRGDKADIWSMGVILYAMLSATLPFDDPDLRVMMGKTKKGQYEMPKFLSPEAEDLIRRMLQVNPDHRITMKQIWQHPLIQRYNYLDDFGQNTGQPPDTRKGFQYTPILQHQIDPQLLRQLRSLWHMFSDDDLEMKLSCKEPNDQKAFYWLLHNYREKQLEDFKPELSHSMSDYHHLKPNSWKKRVSTCEFYQPRANGHGRSISRFTVISTTAETENGTVQSYDPYRSSRMLKACGSQASHARITVHRDGEMTQTSQSTRKRSGSNATRRPRASSVRTVVGRPQSSRGSVSSLHSNRQGTPQRHGPGLRHKRGVDFSHVRKRSASAAHIQRGPNRSQANSMVSEGVSQQVPSRPRSPTPEMPQLPNGTYPKAKGEPTYKDASFLFNEELRHFSNNIAKDCDDAFRSSLIEDDSISGSLTDMEKRQRDSTPFSFTIDTPSEATAPTEFSSSRAGDRDNMVDQVNLLALPLLLPNQSDRRVVSAPYAQVSRRTGTLPCINENPGGGNSANVEKTRIVSAPPHSPSKKANRPISGVEYLNQVENSIRVVTSPTAQGPVEIPEPLNVRKKSTMQNLGGPLYHYAQQPESAVESYGQQKEDTSQPDLHSPVKKKKSWFKRSFKLDSEETLVEPKDERQRTVSCETRQSGSSCATAASSKKRNFSFPFWKSNRNRDSKMMIEDRQSRNQEVATTKAGTKKQKWHRSSSASSRNIEVKQNWLTRLFRVKPATSYICMTLSRKRARQEVAILLREWRKRRYGIKGIQVDKERNIVFARVAAKNCLNLKEVAFAAEVMTVIEHGKKQPLSIIRFTQERGAASSFHKVVDTMRIVFTDRNLVVKDRSKQKMMIKTLNS